A region from the Aegilops tauschii subsp. strangulata cultivar AL8/78 chromosome 5, Aet v6.0, whole genome shotgun sequence genome encodes:
- the LOC109772031 gene encoding dihydrolipoyllysine-residue acetyltransferase component 4 of pyruvate dehydrogenase complex, chloroplastic isoform X1: protein MASLASLSIYTVPGRAVRAESVQAPRRRRMAVVRAKVREIFMPALSSTMTEGKIVSWTTAEGDRVSKGDPVVVVESDKADMDVETFHDGIIAAVLVPAGGTAPVGAPIALLAESEEDVALAQARAQALSKALGEETPPPHAAATAPPTVAPAPAPVTAPTNGIATPHAKKLAKQHRVDISNVVGTGLNGRITAADVEAAAGIQPKPKAAPPPPPAAHSAPPAGIPLVTAVRQPGLLPPVPGATVVPFTSMQSAVSRNMVESLSVPTFRVGYAIKTDKLDALYEKVKLKGVTKTLLLVKAAGMALAQHPVVNASCRDGKSFSYNSSINVAVAVAIEGGLLTPVLEDVDKLDIYLLAQKWRALLKKTRLKQLQPNEYNSGTFSLSNLGMFGVDRFDAILPPGQGAIMAVGASRPTVIADKDGFFSIKNEMLVNVTADHRIIYGADLAAFLQTFAKIVEDPESLTL from the exons ATGgcgtcgctggcttctctctccaTCTACACCGTGCCGGGGCGCGCAGTCCGTGCGGAGTCCGTTCAAGCCCCTCGCCGGCGGCGTATGGCGGTGGTGCGGGCGAAGGTGCGCGAGATCTTCATGCCTGCGCTGAGCTCGACGATGACGGAAGGCAAGATCGTCTCCTGGACGACCGCCGAGGGAGACCGCGTCTCCAAGGGCGACCCCGTGGTGGTCGTAGAGTCCGACAAGGCAGACATGGATGTGGAGACCTTCCACGACGGCAtcatcgccgccgtcctcgtcCCGGCCGGTGGGACCGCCCCCGTCGGCGCCCCCATCGCCCTCCTCGCCGAGTCCGAGGAGGATGTCGCCCTCGCGCAGGCGCGTGCCCAGGCCCTATCCAAGGCCCTGGGCGAAGAAACCCCTCCGCCCCATGCTGCCGCCACGGCTCCACCTACCGTGGCTCCTGCTCCGGCACCAGTGACCGCGCCCACGAATGGCATCGCTACGCCTCATGCGAAGAAGCTCGCGAAGCAGCACAGAGTGGACATCTCCAATGTTGTCGGCACAGGGCTAAACGGCCGCATCACGGCGGCTGACGTTGAGGCAGCCGCTGGCATCCAGCCAAAGCCAAAGGCCGCTCCACCTCCACCCCCTGCAGCTCACTCTGCGCCTCCGGCTGGCATACCATTAGTAACTGCAGTCAGACAACCAGGACTGCTTCCTCCAGTGCCTGGTGCGACTGTGGTGCCATTCACATCGATGCAATCGGCGGTGAGCAGGAACATGGTGGAGAGCTTGTCAGTGCCAACGTTCCGAGTTGGGTATGCCATCAAGACTGATAAGCTCGATGCACTCTATGAGAAG GTTAAGTTGAAAGGAGTTACAAAAACATTGTTGCTGGTGAAAGCGGCAGGCATGGCACTCGCTCAGCACCCAGTTGTGAATGCCAGCTGCAGGGATGGAAAGAGCTTCAGTTACAACAGTAGTATCAACGTCGCGGTGGCGGTTGCCATTGAGGGTGGCCTTCTTACGCCCGTGTTAGAGGATGTTGATAAG TTGGATATATATCTGCTTGCACAAAAATGGAGAGCCCTGCTCAAGAAGACACGTCTGAAGCAGCTCCAACCAAATGAATACAACTCAG GGACGTTTTCGCTGTCCAATCTTGGTATGTTTGGGGTGGACAGATTTGATGCAATCCTTCCACCTGGTCAG GGGGCTATCATGGCTGTTGGAGCATCGAGACCTACTGTTATTGCTGACAAGGATGGTTTTTTCAGTATCAAGAATGAAATGCTG
- the LOC109772031 gene encoding dihydrolipoyllysine-residue acetyltransferase component 4 of pyruvate dehydrogenase complex, chloroplastic isoform X2 yields the protein MASLASLSIYTVPGRAVRAESVQAPRRRRMAVVRAKVREIFMPALSSTMTEGKIVSWTTAEGDRVSKGDPVVVVESDKADMDVETFHDGIIAAVLVPAGGTAPVGAPIALLAESEEDVALAQARAQALSKALGEETPPPHAAATAPPTVAPAPAPVTAPTNGIATPHAKKLAKQHRVDISNVVGTGLNGRITAADVEAAAGIQPKPKAAPPPPPAAHSAPPAGIPLVTAVRQPGLLPPVPGATVVPFTSMQSAVSRNMVESLSVPTFRVGYAIKTDKLDALYEKVKLKGVTKTLLLVKAAGMALAQHPVVNASCRDGKSFSYNSSINVAVAVAIEGGLLTPVLEDVDKLDIYLLAQKWRALLKKTRLKQLQPNEYNSGTFSLSNLGMFGVDRFDAILPPGQVSYFPDLCSGGYHGCWSIETYCYC from the exons ATGgcgtcgctggcttctctctccaTCTACACCGTGCCGGGGCGCGCAGTCCGTGCGGAGTCCGTTCAAGCCCCTCGCCGGCGGCGTATGGCGGTGGTGCGGGCGAAGGTGCGCGAGATCTTCATGCCTGCGCTGAGCTCGACGATGACGGAAGGCAAGATCGTCTCCTGGACGACCGCCGAGGGAGACCGCGTCTCCAAGGGCGACCCCGTGGTGGTCGTAGAGTCCGACAAGGCAGACATGGATGTGGAGACCTTCCACGACGGCAtcatcgccgccgtcctcgtcCCGGCCGGTGGGACCGCCCCCGTCGGCGCCCCCATCGCCCTCCTCGCCGAGTCCGAGGAGGATGTCGCCCTCGCGCAGGCGCGTGCCCAGGCCCTATCCAAGGCCCTGGGCGAAGAAACCCCTCCGCCCCATGCTGCCGCCACGGCTCCACCTACCGTGGCTCCTGCTCCGGCACCAGTGACCGCGCCCACGAATGGCATCGCTACGCCTCATGCGAAGAAGCTCGCGAAGCAGCACAGAGTGGACATCTCCAATGTTGTCGGCACAGGGCTAAACGGCCGCATCACGGCGGCTGACGTTGAGGCAGCCGCTGGCATCCAGCCAAAGCCAAAGGCCGCTCCACCTCCACCCCCTGCAGCTCACTCTGCGCCTCCGGCTGGCATACCATTAGTAACTGCAGTCAGACAACCAGGACTGCTTCCTCCAGTGCCTGGTGCGACTGTGGTGCCATTCACATCGATGCAATCGGCGGTGAGCAGGAACATGGTGGAGAGCTTGTCAGTGCCAACGTTCCGAGTTGGGTATGCCATCAAGACTGATAAGCTCGATGCACTCTATGAGAAG GTTAAGTTGAAAGGAGTTACAAAAACATTGTTGCTGGTGAAAGCGGCAGGCATGGCACTCGCTCAGCACCCAGTTGTGAATGCCAGCTGCAGGGATGGAAAGAGCTTCAGTTACAACAGTAGTATCAACGTCGCGGTGGCGGTTGCCATTGAGGGTGGCCTTCTTACGCCCGTGTTAGAGGATGTTGATAAG TTGGATATATATCTGCTTGCACAAAAATGGAGAGCCCTGCTCAAGAAGACACGTCTGAAGCAGCTCCAACCAAATGAATACAACTCAG GGACGTTTTCGCTGTCCAATCTTGGTATGTTTGGGGTGGACAGATTTGATGCAATCCTTCCACCTGGTCAGGTGAGTTATTTTCCTGATCTCTGCTCAG GGGGCTATCATGGCTGTTGGAGCATCGAGACCTACTGTTATTGCTGA